In Macrobrachium rosenbergii isolate ZJJX-2024 chromosome 48, ASM4041242v1, whole genome shotgun sequence, one DNA window encodes the following:
- the LOC136831622 gene encoding pro-resilin-like — protein sequence MISKIALIFFGLMALVAADSRESFEYAPRRGSSEESYESSEAHYSFNWAVDHDPSSNEFGHQETRDGDDTQGSYYVELPDGRLQTVKYFVDGDSGYVAEVNYEGSASAESGSAESFERPRYRYDSNESK from the exons ATGATCTCAAAG ATTGCCCTCATCTTTTTCGGCCTCATGGCCCTGGTAGCTGCTGACAGCAGGGAATCCTTCGAATATGCCCCACGAAGG GGATCCTCCGAGGAGTCCTACGAATCCAGCGAGGCCCATTACAGCTTCAACTGGGCCGTCGACCACGACCCTTCCAGCAACGAATTCGGACACCAGGAAACCCGTGACGGAGACGACACCCAGGGATCCTACTACGTCGAACTTCCCGACGGTCGTCTGCAGACTGTCAAGTACTTCGTCGACGGAGACTCAGGCTACGTGGCTGAGGTCAACTACGAAGGAAGCGCCTCCGCCGAGTCAGGCTCAGCTGAGTCCTTCGAGAGGCCAAGATACCGCTACGACTCCAACGAGTCCAAATAA
- the LOC136831623 gene encoding pro-resilin-like: MNSKVILVVLGLAAMVAADSRESFEYAPRRGSSEESYESSEAHYSFNWAVDHDPSSNEFGHQETRDGDNTQGSYYVELPDGRLQTVKYFVDGDSGYVAEVNYDGSASAESGSAESFERPRYRYDSNESK; encoded by the exons ATGAACTCAAAG GTAATTCTCGTAGTCTTGGGCCTGGCTGCCATGGTGGCAGCTGACAGCAGGGAATCTTTTGAATACGCTCCACGAAGG GGATCCTCTGAGGAGTCCTACGAATCCAGCGAGGCCCATTACAGCTTCAACTGGGCCGTCGACCACGACCCTTCCAGTAACGAATTCGGACACCAGGAAACCCGTGACGGCGACAACACtcagggatcctactacgtcGAACTTCCCGACGGTCGTCTGCAGACTGTCAAGTATTTCGTCGACGGAGACTCAGGCTACGTGGCTGAGGTCAACTACGACGGAAGCGCCTCCGCCGAGTCAGGCTCCGCTGAGTCCTTCGAGAGGCCAAGATACCGCTACGACTCCAACGAGTCTAAATAG
- the LOC136831786 gene encoding pro-resilin-like, whose translation MNSKVIILLLGLAAFAAADSRESFEYRRASSEEASYESGEAKYSFNWAVDHDPSSNEFGHQETRDGDNTQGSYYVELPDGRLQTVKYFVDGDSGYVAEVNYDGSASAESGSAESFERPRYRYDSNESK comes from the exons ATGAACTCTAAG GTAATCATCCTTCTTTTGGGCTTGGCTGCCTTTGCAGCTGCCGATAGCCGAGAATCCTTCGAATACCGCCGG GCATCTTCTGAGGAAGCTTCCTACGAATCTGGTGAGGCTAAATACAGCTTCAACTGGGCCGTCGACCACGACCCTTCCAGCAACGAATTCGGACACCAGGAAACCCGTGACGGAGACAACACtcagggatcctactacgtcGAGCTTCCCGATGGTCGTCTGCAGACTGTCAAGTATTTCGTCGACGGAGACTCAGGCTACGTGGCTGAGGTCAACTACGATGGAAGCGCCTCAGCCGAGTCAGGCTCCGCTGAGTCCTTCGAGAGGCCAAGATACCGCTACGACTCCAACGAGTCCAAATAA
- the LOC136831785 gene encoding pro-resilin-like, giving the protein MNSKVICVLLGLAALAAADSRESFEYAPRRGSSEESYESGEAKYSFNWAVDHDPSSNEFGHQETRDGDNTQGSYYVELPDGRLQTVKYFVEGDSGYVAEVNYEGSASAESGSAESFERPRYYDSNESK; this is encoded by the exons ATGAACTCCAAG gtAATCTGCGTTCTCCTTGGCTTGGCAGCCTTGGCAGCGGCTGACAGCCGAGAATCCTTCGAATACGCTCCACGCCGG GGATCCTCTGAGGAGTCCTACGAATCTGGTGAGGCTAAATACAGCTTCAACTGGGCTGTCGACCACGACCCTTCCAGCAACGAATTCGGACACCAGGAAACCCGTGACGGAGACAACACtcagggatcctactacgtcGAACTTCCCGACGGTCGTCTGCAGACTGTCAAGTACTTCGTCGAAGGAGACTCAGGCTACGTGGCTGAGGTCAACTACGAAGGAAGCGCCTCCGCCGAGTCAGGCTCCGCTGAGTCCTTCGAGAGGCCAAGATACTACGATTCCAACGAGTCCAAATAA